The following proteins are encoded in a genomic region of Burkholderia gladioli:
- a CDS encoding 3-oxoacyl-ACP reductase, which translates to MKLSEQWVLVTGGARGLGASISRALAREGASVIVNYLHSESAANALVAELGPQAIALRADVTDAGEVGRMFEAARARTGQPVASVINNALASFRFDGDARPTLEQLSWQRMQQQLESAVKGALNTMQAAVPGMRERGFGRIVNVGTNLFQNPVVPYHDYTASKAALLSLTRTASNDLGPHGITVNMVSGGLLRTTDASRATPETVFDMIAGFTPLRRVTTPEEFADAVLFFLSPWARAVTGQNLIVDGGLVKG; encoded by the coding sequence ATGAAACTGTCCGAACAATGGGTGCTCGTCACCGGTGGCGCGCGCGGGCTCGGCGCCTCGATCTCCCGGGCGCTGGCGCGCGAGGGCGCGTCGGTGATCGTCAACTACCTGCATAGCGAATCGGCCGCGAATGCGCTGGTGGCCGAGCTCGGCCCGCAAGCGATCGCGCTGCGCGCCGATGTCACCGATGCGGGCGAGGTGGGCCGGATGTTCGAGGCGGCCCGGGCGCGCACCGGCCAGCCGGTGGCGTCGGTGATCAACAACGCGCTGGCCAGCTTCCGCTTCGACGGCGATGCGCGGCCGACGCTCGAGCAGCTTTCCTGGCAGCGCATGCAGCAGCAACTGGAGAGCGCGGTCAAGGGCGCGCTGAACACCATGCAGGCCGCCGTGCCCGGCATGCGCGAGCGAGGCTTCGGCCGCATCGTCAATGTCGGCACCAACCTGTTCCAGAACCCGGTGGTGCCCTATCACGACTACACGGCCTCGAAGGCCGCGCTGCTGTCGCTGACGCGCACGGCATCCAACGACCTGGGCCCGCACGGCATCACCGTCAACATGGTGTCGGGCGGCCTGCTGCGCACCACGGACGCGAGCCGCGCCACGCCCGAGACGGTGTTCGACATGATCGCCGGCTTCACGCCGCTGCGCCGCGTGACCACGCCCGAGGAATTCGCCGACGCGGTGCTGTTCTTCCTCTCGCCCTGGGCGCGTGCCGTGACGGGGCAGAACCTGATCGTCGACGGCGGGCTGGTGAAGGGCTGA
- a CDS encoding lectin, with translation MGITRRSILKTGVAAAAVGALDARGLTRALAATQRAAVSGAGDVVGKVTVGYQGWFAAIGDGAPINGWWHWAGNWSQAPSPSNNAIKAWPDMRGYAHGYQSAFSPLNSGAPATLFSQYDLDTVNRQFSWMQANEIDTVALQRFNPFSGEGATRDVAAAHVRQAAETYGRKFYIMYDVSGWTAMQTQIKQDWTSKMSQYIASPAYARQNGKPVVCIWGFGFDDVNHPFDAAACADVIQWFKAQGCYVIGGVPTRWRTGDSVRPNFLDVFHQFDMISPWMIGAIGSIAEANAFAVEVAAADKADCDAHGIDYQPCVMPGDLSIRQRAHGNYMWRQLYNLVNLGVAGLYISMFDEYNEGNQILNTAATQQDVPAGSGFLSLDEDGTPCSSDYYMRLTRDGGRMLKGSLGLTQVRPTAPVLNSTVGLATVVSLRSRTNNLYVTAENAGAQALIANRQAVGQWEQFDLVNAGNGAVALRSHANGLYVTADNAGAAPLIANRSAVGPWETFDLIVQPFTGAAVALRAHANGKYVSATNSGQGQLIATATQVGGWEQFDLLVS, from the coding sequence ATGGGCATCACACGTCGTTCGATTCTCAAAACCGGCGTTGCGGCAGCGGCCGTCGGCGCGCTCGATGCGCGCGGCCTGACGCGCGCGCTGGCCGCCACGCAGCGCGCGGCCGTCAGCGGCGCCGGCGACGTGGTCGGCAAGGTGACGGTCGGCTACCAGGGCTGGTTCGCGGCGATCGGCGACGGCGCGCCGATCAACGGCTGGTGGCACTGGGCCGGCAACTGGTCGCAAGCGCCCTCGCCGAGCAACAACGCGATCAAGGCCTGGCCCGACATGCGCGGCTACGCGCACGGCTACCAGAGCGCCTTCAGCCCGCTCAACAGCGGCGCGCCGGCCACGCTGTTCTCGCAATACGACCTCGACACGGTGAACCGGCAGTTCAGCTGGATGCAGGCCAACGAGATCGACACGGTCGCGCTGCAGCGCTTCAACCCGTTCTCGGGCGAGGGCGCCACGCGCGACGTGGCGGCCGCGCATGTGCGGCAGGCCGCCGAAACCTACGGCCGCAAGTTCTACATCATGTACGACGTGTCCGGCTGGACCGCCATGCAGACCCAGATCAAGCAGGACTGGACCTCGAAGATGTCGCAGTACATCGCCTCGCCGGCCTATGCGCGCCAGAACGGCAAGCCGGTGGTCTGCATCTGGGGCTTCGGCTTCGACGACGTGAACCACCCGTTCGACGCCGCCGCCTGCGCCGACGTGATCCAGTGGTTCAAGGCCCAGGGCTGCTACGTGATCGGCGGCGTGCCGACCCGCTGGCGCACCGGCGATTCGGTGCGGCCGAACTTCCTCGACGTGTTCCACCAGTTCGACATGATCTCGCCGTGGATGATCGGCGCGATCGGCTCGATCGCCGAGGCCAATGCCTTCGCGGTGGAAGTGGCGGCCGCCGACAAGGCCGACTGCGACGCGCACGGCATCGACTACCAGCCCTGCGTGATGCCGGGCGACCTGTCGATCCGCCAGCGCGCGCACGGCAACTACATGTGGCGGCAGCTCTACAACCTGGTGAACCTCGGCGTGGCGGGCCTCTACATCTCGATGTTCGACGAGTACAACGAGGGCAACCAGATCCTCAACACCGCCGCCACTCAGCAGGACGTGCCCGCCGGCTCGGGCTTCCTGAGCCTGGACGAGGACGGCACGCCCTGCTCGTCCGACTACTACATGCGTCTGACGCGCGACGGCGGCCGCATGCTGAAGGGCTCGCTCGGCCTGACCCAGGTGCGCCCGACCGCGCCGGTGCTGAACAGCACAGTCGGTCTCGCGACCGTGGTCAGCCTGCGCTCGCGCACCAACAACCTGTATGTGACGGCCGAGAACGCCGGCGCGCAGGCGCTGATCGCCAACCGCCAGGCGGTCGGCCAATGGGAGCAGTTCGACCTGGTGAATGCCGGCAACGGCGCGGTGGCGTTGCGCTCGCATGCCAACGGCCTGTACGTGACGGCCGACAATGCCGGCGCCGCGCCGCTGATCGCCAACCGCAGCGCGGTCGGCCCCTGGGAGACCTTCGACCTGATCGTGCAGCCCTTCACGGGCGCGGCGGTGGCCCTGCGCGCGCATGCCAACGGCAAGTACGTGAGCGCCACCAACTCGGGCCAGGGCCAGTTGATCGCCACCGCCACCCAGGTCGGCGGCTGGGAGCAGTTCGACCTGCTGGTGTCCTGA